GTTGACAGAGAGAGGGATATGGGTTATTTTGCGGAAAAGCGGAGGTCACTAATTCTTGCAAACCGGGTCACGATTCTTGCATAAAGCATAAATGTGCGTAACCTGAAGCGAACTCCTGGAACCATTTTTATGAAATAGTGTGGCAGGAGTGGGCAGTAGAAGGCAGGAGCGCTGAATATAGTAGTGAATAGCCACATTATCCGGCCATACTGGCCTACATTTGGCCGGGTATTAGATCTGCGGACCTTCAGTTAGTCTCAATGTACTCATGCAGCGAGGCAGCAAGAGAAGCAAACCTTGCTTCCAAAGAAGGCATGGCGTCCCTGGGGGGATATGTGCCATTTTCCAGTGTGCCCATGGTGAACGTTGTAATCACCTGGTTATCTTTGCAACCGATCTTCAAAGTATAGGACGCCCAATATGGTACATAAGCCACAGAGACCAGGATAGAAGGCTTAGCCACTAAAGTACCGGTTTCCGGTTGGCGGAGGTTAATGACCTTGTTGGCATCATCAATGTTCAGACTTAACCACTCCTCAGCAAGATAGTAGGCCGCAGCCTGTTCTTTAGTAACAGCGTTGGTATAGGTGTAAACACCTTCTCCAGGGTCAAACCCATACCGGGTTGTTACATTGGCGCAACCAGACACAGACAAGGCAATGA
This DNA window, taken from Candidatus Cloacimonadota bacterium, encodes the following:
- a CDS encoding DUF4468 domain-containing protein, translated to MRYNILFPTLIAIIIALSVSGCANVTTRYGFDPGEGVYTYTNAVTKEQAAAYYLAEEWLSLNIDDANKVINLRQPETGTLVAKPSILVSVAYVPYWASYTLKIGCKDNQVITTFTMGTLENGTYPPRDAMPSLEARFASLAASLHEYIETN